In Tubulanus polymorphus chromosome 2, tnTubPoly1.2, whole genome shotgun sequence, a single window of DNA contains:
- the LOC141899190 gene encoding uncharacterized protein LOC141899190, whose amino-acid sequence MFQLRRIGLPSTIERVTNLMSLNESEISVGRSLENDIYLDSSQLKNFISRNHAKFTRSIIDEKVYYVLTDLSLNGTYVNDVKLAGPCTLVEGDVIKFGHVQGFKMKKGAYCPQPLTEFTFLYSEVKSAKNGLKTESTKNIWDIPVELPPIIPKVHMYNDFVNSTRPSPSSDVKHAIIPHSTPLIDLQNVYKHEATGSSPLQLGSPVIPLLDTVPSSPVIPLLDTLPDSPVIPVLDRLKHESIPVEINDLYQPKCAISLNDKDNPTKDLRNVSGKENTGTDTDDCLTALASQAIDNFHPEDNDYSLSSDEDIFIEKAADNSKPVRQQTSSIDLVIEEVVNNPDSVLEPQQTDKTVLKPNTGNTGTQSAVKSKKLTVCSSSAQDSHHKKRPGRPRKNSGSASKKPKTDESRYYSDGKCSYIDCDSPVGDHITWVQCDDCDKWYHTGCVGCSYQNVKRTNTQFHCGCT is encoded by the exons ATGTTCCAGTTAAGAAGAATCGGTTTACCATCAACCATAGAACGTGTCACAAACTTGATGAG TTtaaatgaatctgaaatatcagTCGGACGAAGTTTAGAAAACGATATCTATTTAGATTCGTCGCAGCTGAAAAACTTCATCTCGAGAAATCATGCGAAATTCACACGATCTATTATCGATGAGAAAGTTTATTACGTTTTGACTGATTTGAGTTTAAACGGAACTTACGTTAATGATGTGAAg CTCGCCGGTCCATGCACGCTCGTTGAGGGAGATGTTATTAAGTTCGGCCACGTGCAAggttttaaaatgaaaaaaggaGCTTACTGTCCTCAACCGCTGACTGAGTTCACATTCCTG TACAGTGAAGTTAAATCTGCGAAAAACGGACTAAAAACCGAATCGACTAAAAATATTTGGGATATTCCCGTAGAATTACCGCCGATTATTCCTAAAGTTCACATGTACAATGACTTCGTAAATTCAACACGACCTTCACCTTCGTCGGACGTGAAACACGCGATTATACCCCATTCTACACCTCTGATCGATCTGCAGAATGTTTATAAACATGAAGCTACAGGTTCTAGTCCGCTACAACTCGGTAGTCCGGTGATACCTTTATTAGATACGGTACCGAGTAGTCCAGTGATACCGCTATTAGACACACTACCCGATAGTCCGGTCATACCAGTATTAGACAGATTAAAACACGAATCAATACCTGTggaaattaatgatttatatcaacCGAAGTGTGCTATATCTCTGAATGACAAAGATAATCCCACTAAAGATCTACG AAATGTGTCGGGAAAAGAGAATACTGGAACCGATACTGATG ATTGTCTTACGGCGCTGGCTTCACAAGCAATCGATAATTTCCATCCAGAGGATAATGATTATTCCTTATCTAGTGACGAAGATATATTCATTGAAA aagcaGCTGATAATTCAAAACCTGTCCGACAACAAACGTCTTCAATAGATCTAGTTATTGAAGAAGTTGTCAATAATCCTGACTCGGTATTAGAACCACAACAAACCGACAAAACCGTACTGAAACCTAATACCGGTAATACCGGTACGCAGTCGGCGGTCAAAAGTAAAAAACTGACTGTTTGTTCATCTTCGGCGCAGGATTCTCATCACAAGAAACGTCCCGGAAGACCTCGCAAAAACTCAG GTTCAGCGAGTAAAAAACCGAAAACCGATGAATCTCGTTATTACTCAGACGGCAAGTGTTCATATATCGATTGTGATAGTCCAGTTGGAGACCACATTACATGG GTTCAATGCGATGATTGTGATAAATGGTATCATACTGGTTGTGTTGGATGCAGTTATCAAAATGTGAAGAGAACTAATACACAATTTCATTGTGGATGTACATAA
- the LOC141900451 gene encoding uncharacterized protein LOC141900451, with the protein MTQYKHIINRVYEMEHRVVCTLYTLGGNPCPSHTCPEGEVHHPNRFLCELEKVSQRIEAFLANLKYVMQNLDVKIDGSTLNSEGYVPPKIDTESARMAYTFAAIHRLVDQSGQLKYDSVIE; encoded by the exons ATGACTCAATACAAACATATAATAAATCGAGTCTATGAAATGGAACATCGAGTAGTTTGTACGTTATATACATTGGGCGGTAACCCGTGCCCGAGTCATACGTGTCCCGAAGGTGAAGTACATCATCCAAACCGGTTCTTGTGCGAGTTAGAGAAAGTCAGTCAACGAATTGAAGCCTTCCTTGCCAACCTTAAATATGTG ATGCAAAATCTTGACGTAAAAATTGACGGATCGACGCTGAATTCCGAGGGCTACGTTCCGCCTAAGATAGACACTGAAAGCGCCCGTATGGCGTATACATTTGCTGCAATACACAGATTAGTGGACCAATCAGGACAACTGAAATACGATAGCGTTATTGAATGA